The following are encoded in a window of Sminthopsis crassicaudata isolate SCR6 chromosome 5, ASM4859323v1, whole genome shotgun sequence genomic DNA:
- the LOC141545204 gene encoding olfactory receptor 2A5-like, with amino-acid sequence MWKNQTLIIEFILLGFPIRPEIQIFLFVLFSLFYAVTLLGNGIILGLICLDSHLHIPMYYFLSHLAIVDMSYASNNVPKMLVNLLNKDRGISFAPCIMQIFLYLAFAHVECLILVVMSYDRYVAICHPLRYTVIMSWRLCITLTIITWAFSFLLALVHVILILRLPFCGPREVNHFFCEILSVLKLACADTRLNQLVIFAACVFILVGPLCLVLISYMRILYAILRIQSGEGRKKAFSTCSSHLCVVGLFFGSAIIMYMTPNSSHPEEQQKILSLFYSLFNPMLNPLIYSLRNAEVKGALRRVLGKENPSQNM; translated from the coding sequence atgtggaaaaatcaaACACTGATCATAGAATTTATCCTTCTGGGATTTCCCATCAGGCCAGAAATACAGATATTCCTCTTTGTGCTCTTCTCCTTGTTTTATGCTGTCACTCTTCTGGGAAATGGCATCATCCTGGGACTCATCTGTCTGGACTCCCATCTCCATATTCCCATGTACTACTTCCTCTCACATCTGGCCATTGTCGACATGTCCTATGCCTCAAACAATGTACCCAAGATGCTTGTGAACCTACTGAATAAGGACAGAGGCATCTCCTTTGCTCCCTGCATTATGCAGATTTTTTTGTACTTAGCTTTTGCCCATGTGGAGTGTCTCATTTTGGTTGTGATGTCCTATGATCGTTATGTGGCAATCTGCCATCCCCTCAGATATACTGTCATCATGAGTTGGAGATTGTGCATTACTCTGACCATCATTACCTGGGCATTCAGCTTCCTCCTTGCTCTGGTCCATGTGATTCTCATTTTGAGGCTGCCCTTCTGTGGACCCCGGGAAGTCAACCACTTCTTCTGTGAGATCCTGTCTGTGCTGAAGCTTGCTTGTGCTGATACTAGACTTAACCAGCTAGTTATCTTTGCAGCCTGTGTGTTCATCCTAGTTGGACCTCTCTGCTTAGTTCTGATCTCCTACATGCGCATTCTCTATGCCATCCTGAGGATTCAgtctggggaaggaaggaagaaagcctTCTCTACCTGCTCCTCCCACCTCTGTGTAGTTGGGCTCTTCTTTGGCAGTGCCATCATAATGTATATGACCCCCAACTCCAGCCATCCTGAGGAGCAGCAGAAAatcctctccttattttacagtctCTTTAACCCTATGTTGAATCCCTTGATCTATAGCCTGAGGAATGCAGAGGTGAAAGGTGCTCTGAGGAGAGTGTTGGGAAAGGAAAACCCTTCCCAAAATATGTAA